In Streptomyces seoulensis, the following are encoded in one genomic region:
- a CDS encoding YggS family pyridoxal phosphate-dependent enzyme gives MTDRRTELAGNLAKVEERIAAACAAAGRAREEVTLIVVTKTYPADDVRVLSELGVRQVAENRDQDAAPKHAECADLPLEWHFVGQLQTNKVRSVVGYADVVQSVDRDRLVTALSKEAVRAGREIGCLIQVALDAGAGGRGERGGIAPDGIGELADLIAGSPGLRLDGLMTVAPLTGEYAGRERAAFERLMDLSTDLRRIHPAATMVSAGMSADLEEAVAAGATHVRVGSAVLGVRARLG, from the coding sequence ATGACGGACCGTAGGACCGAACTCGCCGGAAATCTGGCAAAGGTTGAGGAACGCATCGCCGCCGCGTGCGCGGCCGCGGGGCGGGCACGTGAAGAGGTGACCCTGATCGTGGTCACCAAGACCTACCCGGCCGACGACGTCCGCGTCCTCTCGGAACTGGGGGTGCGTCAGGTCGCGGAGAACCGCGACCAGGACGCGGCGCCCAAGCATGCCGAGTGCGCGGATCTGCCCCTGGAATGGCACTTCGTGGGCCAGTTGCAGACCAACAAGGTCCGTTCCGTGGTCGGTTATGCCGATGTCGTGCAGTCCGTCGACCGGGACCGGCTCGTCACCGCACTCTCCAAGGAGGCCGTGCGGGCCGGGCGCGAGATCGGCTGCCTCATCCAGGTCGCGCTGGACGCGGGAGCGGGCGGCCGGGGCGAGCGGGGCGGGATCGCACCCGACGGGATCGGGGAGTTGGCCGACCTGATCGCCGGCTCGCCCGGACTGCGGCTGGACGGCCTGATGACCGTCGCGCCGCTCACCGGGGAGTACGCGGGACGCGAACGCGCGGCGTTCGAACGGCTCATGGATTTGTCGACCGACCTGCGCCGGATCCATCCGGCTGCGACCATGGTGTCCGCAGGGATGAGCGCGGACCTCGAGGAGGCCGTCGCGGCCGGGGCGACACATGTGCGCGTCGGCAGCGCGGTACTCGGAGTCCGTGCCAGGCTCGGGTAA
- a CDS encoding DivIVA domain-containing protein — protein MPLTPEDVRNKQFTTVRLREGYDEDEVDAFLDEVEAELTRLLRENEDLRAKLAAATRAAAQNQQNMRKPPEQGGQDQQQQGMRGPGAPVPAGISGPPQQQMGGPMGGPPQLPSGAPQLPAGPGGQGGPQGPGPMGQGQMGQGQMGQGQMGPGPMGQGQGQMGQGQMGQGQMGPGPMGQGPGPMGQGPGPMGQGPMGGQPPMPQQMGGPMGGPGLPGQGGPGGDSAARVLSLAQQTADQAIAEARSEANKIVGEARSRAEGLERDARAKADALERDAQEKHRVAMGSLESARATLERKVEDLRGFEREYRTRLKSYLESQLRQLETQADDSLAPPRTPAAASLPPSPAPSMAPAGASAPSYGGGNQGMGGPQSPAGPSYGGQQQMTPAMTQPMAPVRPQGPSPMGQAPSPMRGFLIDEDDN, from the coding sequence ATGCCGTTGACCCCCGAGGACGTGCGGAACAAGCAGTTCACGACCGTCCGCCTCCGAGAAGGCTATGACGAGGACGAGGTCGATGCCTTCCTCGACGAGGTCGAAGCCGAACTGACCCGTCTGCTCCGCGAGAACGAGGATCTGCGCGCCAAGCTGGCCGCCGCCACGCGGGCCGCCGCGCAGAACCAGCAGAACATGCGCAAGCCCCCGGAGCAGGGCGGTCAGGACCAGCAGCAGCAGGGCATGCGCGGTCCCGGCGCCCCGGTTCCCGCCGGGATATCGGGCCCGCCGCAGCAGCAGATGGGTGGCCCCATGGGTGGCCCGCCCCAGCTGCCGAGCGGTGCCCCGCAGCTCCCCGCCGGTCCCGGCGGACAGGGCGGCCCGCAGGGCCCCGGCCCGATGGGTCAGGGTCAGATGGGCCAGGGGCAGATGGGCCAGGGGCAGATGGGTCCCGGTCCGATGGGCCAGGGTCAGGGACAGATGGGTCAGGGTCAGATGGGCCAGGGCCAGATGGGTCCGGGTCCGATGGGCCAGGGTCCCGGTCCCATGGGTCAGGGTCCCGGTCCGATGGGCCAGGGTCCGATGGGCGGCCAGCCGCCCATGCCGCAGCAGATGGGCGGCCCCATGGGCGGCCCCGGCCTGCCCGGTCAGGGTGGCCCCGGCGGCGACAGCGCAGCGCGTGTCCTCTCGCTGGCCCAGCAGACCGCCGACCAGGCGATCGCCGAGGCCCGTTCCGAGGCCAACAAGATCGTCGGTGAGGCCCGCAGCCGCGCCGAGGGTCTGGAGCGCGACGCCCGTGCCAAGGCCGACGCCCTGGAGCGGGACGCCCAGGAGAAGCACCGCGTGGCGATGGGCTCCCTGGAGTCCGCGCGCGCCACGCTGGAGCGCAAGGTCGAGGACCTGCGCGGCTTCGAGCGCGAGTACCGGACGCGTCTGAAGTCGTACCTGGAGTCCCAGCTCCGTCAGCTGGAGACGCAGGCCGACGACTCGCTCGCTCCGCCGCGCACTCCGGCCGCCGCGTCCCTCCCGCCGTCCCCGGCGCCCTCGATGGCTCCGGCCGGCGCGAGCGCCCCGTCCTACGGTGGCGGCAACCAGGGCATGGGTGGCCCCCAGTCGCCCGCCGGTCCGTCCTACGGCGGCCAGCAGCAGATGACGCCGGCCATGACCCAGCCGATGGCTCCGGTCCGGCCGCAGGGCCCGTCCCCGATGGGCCAGGCTCCCTCGCCGATGCGCGGGTTCCTGATCGACGAGGACGACAACTGA
- a CDS encoding YggT family protein, translating to MSVFAQVIYIALMVFLVVLIFRLVMDYVFQFARSWQPGKAMVVVLEATYTVTDPPLKLLRRFIPPLRLGGVALDLSFFVLMIIVYILITVAGSFVR from the coding sequence ATGAGCGTGTTCGCGCAGGTGATCTACATCGCGCTGATGGTGTTTCTCGTCGTCCTGATCTTCCGGCTGGTCATGGACTACGTCTTCCAGTTCGCCCGCTCGTGGCAACCCGGCAAGGCGATGGTGGTCGTACTGGAGGCCACCTACACTGTCACCGATCCACCGTTGAAGCTTCTGCGGCGGTTCATCCCGCCGTTGCGGCTCGGGGGCGTGGCACTCGACCTGTCCTTCTTCGTCCTGATGATCATCGTCTACATCCTCATCACCGTGGCGGGGAGCTTCGTGCGATGA
- the sepF gene encoding cell division protein SepF produces MAGAMRKMAVYLGLVEDDGYDGRGFDPDDDFEPELDPEPERDHRRHEPTHQPHSAHVSQRDESVRVVQPPAQREPVSHSPALTAESGRPARIAPVASITQERQSLEKNAPVIMPKVVSEREPYRITTLHPRTYNEARTIGEHFREGTPVIMNLTEMDDTDAKRLVDFAAGLVFGLHGSIERVTQKVFLLSPANVDVTAEDKARIAEGGFFNQS; encoded by the coding sequence ATGGCCGGCGCGATGCGCAAGATGGCGGTCTACCTCGGCCTCGTGGAGGACGATGGGTACGACGGCCGGGGTTTCGACCCCGACGACGACTTCGAGCCCGAACTCGACCCGGAGCCCGAGCGGGACCACCGGCGACACGAGCCGACTCACCAGCCGCACAGTGCACATGTGTCCCAAAGGGATGAATCGGTGCGAGTGGTGCAGCCTCCGGCGCAACGCGAACCGGTGTCCCATTCCCCGGCGCTGACCGCGGAATCGGGCCGCCCCGCGCGTATCGCGCCCGTGGCGTCCATCACACAAGAACGTCAGTCCCTGGAGAAGAACGCGCCGGTGATCATGCCCAAGGTCGTGTCGGAACGAGAGCCGTACCGCATCACCACGCTGCACCCGCGGACCTACAACGAGGCCCGTACCATCGGGGAACACTTCCGCGAGGGCACTCCGGTGATCATGAATCTGACCGAGATGGACGACACCGACGCGAAGCGACTTGTCGACTTTGCGGCAGGTTTGGTGTTTGGACTTCACGGCAGTATCGAACGGGTGACGCAGAAGGTCTTCCTGTTGTCTCCTGCTAACGTCGATGTCACGGCGGAGGACAAGGCCCGCATCGCAGAGGGCGGGTTCTTCAACCAGAGCTGA
- the pgeF gene encoding peptidoglycan editing factor PgeF, which produces MIGQRGHVSGAHFAFTDRWGGVSAAPYAELNLGGAVGDDPGAVRTNRELTAKALGVDPAGVVWMNQVHGAAVAVVDEPWGERPVPEVDALVTTRRGLALAVLTADCVPVLLADPVAGVVAAAHAGRPGMLAGVVPAAVRAMTELGAEPGRIVARTGPAVCGRCYEVPEAMRAEVAAAEPAAHAETSWGTPAVDVSAGVHAQLDRLGVRDREQSPVCTRESDDHFSYRRDRSTGRLAGYVWLD; this is translated from the coding sequence GTGATAGGACAGCGCGGACACGTGAGCGGCGCGCACTTCGCCTTCACCGACAGGTGGGGCGGGGTGAGCGCCGCTCCGTATGCGGAGCTCAACCTCGGCGGCGCGGTCGGCGACGACCCCGGTGCCGTGCGGACCAACCGCGAACTGACCGCCAAGGCGCTGGGCGTGGACCCGGCCGGGGTGGTCTGGATGAATCAGGTGCACGGCGCCGCGGTCGCGGTCGTGGACGAGCCCTGGGGCGAGCGCCCGGTGCCGGAGGTCGACGCGCTCGTCACCACCAGGCGCGGCCTCGCCCTCGCCGTGCTCACCGCCGACTGCGTTCCCGTTCTACTCGCCGACCCCGTCGCGGGTGTCGTCGCGGCGGCGCACGCGGGACGGCCCGGCATGCTCGCCGGGGTCGTCCCGGCCGCCGTACGTGCCATGACCGAGCTGGGTGCCGAGCCCGGCCGGATCGTCGCCCGCACCGGCCCCGCCGTGTGCGGCCGGTGCTACGAGGTGCCGGAGGCGATGCGCGCCGAGGTGGCCGCCGCCGAACCGGCGGCGCACGCCGAGACGAGCTGGGGCACTCCCGCCGTCGACGTGAGCGCCGGAGTGCACGCGCAGCTCGACCGGCTCGGCGTGCGCGACCGGGAGCAATCCCCGGTCTGCACAAGGGAGTCGGACGATCACTTCTCGTACCGCCGCGACCGCTCCACCGGGCGGCTCGCCGGCTATGTGTGGCTGGACTGA
- the ftsZ gene encoding cell division protein FtsZ, whose protein sequence is MAAPQNYLAVIKVIGVGGGGVNAINRMIEVGLKGVEFIAINTDAQALLMSDADVKLDVGRELTRGLGAGANPAVGRKAAEDHREEIEEVLKGADMVFVTAGEGGGTGTGGAPVVANIARSLGALTIGVVTRPFTFEGRRRANQAEDGIAELREEVDTLIVIPNDRLLSISDRQVSVLDAFKSADQVLLSGVQGITDLITTPGLINLDFADVKSVMSEAGSALMGIGSARGDDRAVAAAEMAISSPLLEASIDGARGVLLSISGGSDLGLFEINEAAQLVSEAAHPEANIIFGAVIDDALGDEVRVTVIAAGFDGGQPPARRDNVLGSSSASSSNSSAQRREEPAPPRQQQAESRPSFGSLGSVTPKEEPEPAPEPVVEIPVAPPVPQSRTYADSAAEELDVPDFLK, encoded by the coding sequence GTGGCAGCACCGCAGAACTACCTCGCAGTCATCAAGGTCATCGGTGTCGGCGGCGGTGGTGTCAATGCCATCAACCGGATGATCGAGGTCGGCCTCAAGGGCGTCGAGTTCATCGCCATCAACACCGACGCACAGGCATTGTTGATGAGCGACGCCGACGTCAAGCTGGACGTCGGCCGTGAACTCACCCGCGGACTCGGCGCCGGCGCCAACCCGGCCGTCGGCCGCAAGGCCGCCGAGGACCACCGCGAGGAGATCGAGGAGGTCCTCAAGGGGGCCGACATGGTCTTCGTGACCGCCGGCGAGGGCGGCGGCACCGGCACCGGCGGCGCGCCCGTCGTGGCCAACATCGCCCGCTCGCTGGGCGCCCTCACCATCGGCGTGGTCACCCGCCCGTTCACCTTCGAGGGCCGGCGCCGCGCCAACCAGGCCGAGGACGGCATCGCGGAGCTGCGCGAAGAGGTCGACACCCTCATCGTGATCCCCAACGACCGGCTGCTGTCCATCTCGGACCGCCAGGTCTCGGTCCTGGACGCGTTCAAGTCCGCCGACCAGGTCCTGCTCTCCGGTGTCCAGGGCATCACCGACCTGATCACCACCCCCGGCCTGATCAACCTCGACTTCGCCGACGTCAAGTCGGTCATGTCCGAGGCCGGTTCGGCCCTCATGGGCATCGGCTCGGCCCGCGGCGACGACCGCGCGGTGGCCGCCGCCGAGATGGCGATCTCCTCGCCGCTGCTGGAGGCGTCGATCGACGGCGCCCGGGGTGTCCTGCTCTCCATCTCCGGCGGCTCCGACCTCGGTCTGTTCGAGATCAACGAGGCGGCCCAGCTCGTCAGCGAGGCCGCCCACCCCGAGGCCAACATCATCTTCGGCGCGGTCATCGACGACGCCCTCGGCGACGAGGTGCGGGTCACCGTGATCGCGGCCGGCTTCGACGGCGGCCAGCCCCCGGCCCGCCGGGACAACGTGCTCGGCTCGTCCTCGGCATCCTCCTCCAACTCCTCGGCCCAGCGCCGCGAGGAGCCCGCCCCGCCGCGTCAGCAGCAGGCGGAGAGCCGTCCGAGCTTCGGCTCGCTGGGCAGCGTGACCCCGAAGGAGGAGCCGGAGCCCGCTCCGGAGCCGGTCGTCGAGATCCCGGTGGCCCCGCCGGTGCCGCAGTCCCGTACCTACGCGGACAGCGCGGCCGAGGAGCTGGACGTGCCGGACTTCCTGAAGTGA
- a CDS encoding cell division protein FtsQ/DivIB gives MAGSTTAERGERQRESAGPPLVRRLRRPRLRMIIALAVVLVLLGAGTLWLLYGSQWLRVRHVSVSGTRVLTPAEVREAADVPVGAPLASIGTDAVEARLRGKLRRIDTVEVSRSWPDGITLKVTERTPVLLAREKGRFTEIDHEGVRFASVGKAPKGVPMLELAASPKGSGAASLRRFGTGRLVREAVRVAGSLPPAVARDTGTVKVGSFDAITLELGHGRTVEWGSGEQGRAKARALTALMKAAPNARHFDVSVPTAPASAGS, from the coding sequence GTGGCCGGTTCGACCACCGCCGAGCGCGGAGAACGCCAGCGGGAGTCGGCCGGCCCGCCGCTCGTCCGCCGACTGAGGCGCCCCCGTCTTCGTATGATCATCGCTTTGGCTGTCGTACTGGTCCTGTTGGGCGCCGGCACCCTCTGGCTGCTCTACGGCTCCCAGTGGCTGCGCGTACGGCACGTCTCGGTCTCCGGCACCCGTGTGCTCACGCCCGCCGAGGTCCGCGAGGCCGCCGACGTGCCCGTCGGCGCCCCGCTGGCCTCCATCGGCACCGATGCCGTCGAGGCCCGGCTGCGGGGGAAGTTGCGGCGGATCGACACCGTCGAGGTGTCCCGGTCCTGGCCGGACGGCATCACCCTGAAGGTCACCGAGCGCACCCCGGTGCTGCTGGCCCGGGAGAAGGGCCGGTTCACCGAGATCGATCACGAAGGCGTACGTTTCGCGTCCGTGGGGAAGGCGCCGAAGGGTGTGCCGATGCTCGAACTCGCCGCGTCCCCCAAGGGATCGGGTGCCGCCAGCCTGCGCCGCTTCGGCACCGGACGCCTCGTGCGCGAGGCGGTCCGGGTGGCCGGCAGTCTCCCGCCCGCCGTCGCCCGGGACACCGGGACGGTCAAGGTGGGCTCGTTCGACGCCATCACCCTGGAGTTGGGCCACGGACGCACCGTGGAGTGGGGGAGCGGGGAGCAGGGCCGCGCCAAGGCACGGGCCCTCACAGCTCTCATGAAAGCAGCTCCGAACGCCCGGCACTTCGATGTGAGTGTGCCCACCGCCCCCGCGTCAGCGGGGAGTTGA